The following nucleotide sequence is from Gammaproteobacteria bacterium.
CATCCATCATGATCTATAGCGTGGCGAAGCACCCATTTCCCATCCACTTTTTTCCAAATATGATCGGCTCTCCAGCTATCAATAACTTCTTCAAAGTCTTCTTCCGTAATATCACAATATTCAAGAAAATCCTTATAGTACTTCTTCGGGAACTCACTATCATATCTTTTAATAAGCGCGACACCCTCTTCACGCTCAATTTTCTCATCACGAATCTCATGAGCAGCGTCAGAAGTAGTACGACCTATCCCAAACTTTATATAGGAAAGATAATAATGAAAACCATCAATTCGATCATCCAAGCTCGCATATTTTGAATATGTACCTTCCGAACGCTCTGTATTTGGTTCGAAACCAACATGCTCACGACAATAATAATAATTTTCCTGAGGATCCCAATATTTATAATACCCAAAAAAATGTATCTCAGTCTTATTGTCAACAACATCCTGATATTTCGGTGACGTAAATGGTGCTAAATCCGCCTTGGAAAGACCGTGTTGCTCCCAGAACTCCGGCGGAAGACCTGAAAAATAATGATCATCATGATCTGCTATCTCACGAGTTGGAGAAAAGGCATTCTTCATATTTCCACCATACTCCACCTCTCCATTTTCACCATACATAATCAGTGCCACATTATGCTGAATTGCCATTTTCATGGGGAAATTGGCCTGCCCATAAATAAAGGGCTGAAAAGGATCCCCCATATGTTTAAAAGCCAACCGGGTTAACTTTCTCGTCGCTATACCATTAGGCTTGCCAAGAATATTATCAAACCCCGAATTGATAAAGGCATCCAGATTTTTTCTTCCTATATCAGTAGGCAAAAGAGGTGCCCAAGTCACCGTCAAAGGATTCATCCCATGTTTATACTTTAATTGATGCGCAACAAAGCTACCGTCCTTACCACCACTACAAGGAACGATAACATCATATGAACCATCAGACTTCCTGTGACGATCACATAATTCTTTCAGTTCTTTTTCACGCTCATCCCAATCAACTTCTTTCTTCTTGAAATCGGAATAATTACAAGCACTGCACACCCCATTTTCATCAAAAGAAATTCGAGGACGTTGATTTGAAATAGTGCACTTCTTACAAAACCTGACTTCTTCAGGAAGATTATAAAGTTTTTTTACATCACGTTTTTCTACCACCACATAACTCCAGTATTAACTCTTTATAAAATTATCTATAATCCCAAGGCCTGCACTCCCACTCTTTTCCGGATGGAACTGACAACCCATAATATTATTTGCCTCAACCACTGCTGTAATTCTACGTCCATCATAATCACAATATGCCAGCTGTTTACTATGATCTTCCAATTCAACCATATATGAATGAACAAAATAAACCGAGGCACCCTCTTCTATATTATTCAGAAGAGTATCATTCCATGAGTATTCACTACCTCGCATTAATTCATTCCAGCCAATATGGGGGATCTTATGCTTAACACCATCCATGCCTGTATCAGGTATTGCAATCACCTTACCTGCTAATAAACCTAAACCATCATAACCACCGAATTCTTCACTTGACTCAAATAACATCTGCATACCTAAACAAATTCCCAGCAAAGGCTTCCCATCATTTACATGCCGTCTGATTGAATCAATTAATCTTCTATTACGCAGCTCTTTCATTCCATCTGGAAAGGCACCTACCCCCGGCAAAACAAGCAATTCGGAAGCGTCTATTTCTTCTTCTACAGAAACAAAATCAACATTCGCACCACAATACTCAAATGCACGTGCTACATTCAGAAGGTTCCCCATACCATAATCAATAACACTAACCCTACCAGTCATACCTTTCTCACATGCA
It contains:
- a CDS encoding N-acetyl sugar amidotransferase, whose translation is MVEKRDVKKLYNLPEEVRFCKKCTISNQRPRISFDENGVCSACNYSDFKKKEVDWDEREKELKELCDRHRKSDGSYDVIVPCSGGKDGSFVAHQLKYKHGMNPLTVTWAPLLPTDIGRKNLDAFINSGFDNILGKPNGIATRKLTRLAFKHMGDPFQPFIYGQANFPMKMAIQHNVALIMYGENGEVEYGGNMKNAFSPTREIADHDDHYFSGLPPEFWEQHGLSKADLAPFTSPKYQDVVDNKTEIHFFGYYKYWDPQENYYYCREHVGFEPNTERSEGTYSKYASLDDRIDGFHYYLSYIKFGIGRTTSDAAHEIRDEKIEREEGVALIKRYDSEFPKKYYKDFLEYCDITEEDFEEVIDSWRADHIWKKVDGKWVLRHAIDHDG
- the hisH gene encoding imidazole glycerol phosphate synthase subunit HisH; the protein is MTGRVSVIDYGMGNLLNVARAFEYCGANVDFVSVEEEIDASELLVLPGVGAFPDGMKELRNRRLIDSIRRHVNDGKPLLGICLGMQMLFESSEEFGGYDGLGLLAGKVIAIPDTGMDGVKHKIPHIGWNELMRGSEYSWNDTLLNNIEEGASVYFVHSYMVELEDHSKQLAYCDYDGRRITAVVEANNIMGCQFHPEKSGSAGLGIIDNFIKS